In the Muricauda sp. MAR_2010_75 genome, one interval contains:
- a CDS encoding NAD(P)/FAD-dependent oxidoreductase, giving the protein MTQTPKNIAIIGSGLVGSLLAIYLRKKGHSVTVFDRRPDIRTIKFSGRSINLAMSNRGWRSLQKVGLEKRIKEIAIPLDKRAMHVNEKPVYFQKYGKEGEAIWSISRGILNKKMIDLAEEAGTVFRFNEKVWDVNLPEAKIYTGETEKSEWKEYQYDLVFGCDGAFSRVRHKMQRRSRFDYSQDFIDVGYKELTIPANADGTHKLDKNSFHIWPRGKFMLIAMPNIDGSFTCTLFLPFEGEVSFESITTEDQARSFFRTYFPNVKKNIENLSQDFFKNPTSAMVTMKCYPWTYWDKVALVGDSAHAIVPFYGQGMNAGFEDIYVLNELMETHGDNWDAIFKEYQEERKPNADAIAELSYRNFVEMSSKTADPKFLLQKKIEKWFSSKHPDKWIPVYSRVTFSERPYAEALAIGDKQEDIMQEILKIPNISEEWETKEVEDKILELLEED; this is encoded by the coding sequence ATGACACAGACGCCTAAAAACATAGCCATCATCGGTTCCGGATTGGTGGGTTCGCTCTTAGCCATTTATCTACGTAAAAAAGGACATTCGGTTACGGTATTTGACCGTAGGCCGGATATCAGGACCATTAAATTTTCAGGTCGCTCCATCAACCTCGCTATGAGCAATAGGGGTTGGCGTTCATTGCAAAAAGTAGGCTTGGAAAAACGCATCAAGGAGATTGCCATTCCTTTGGACAAGCGCGCGATGCACGTAAATGAAAAACCAGTCTATTTTCAAAAATATGGAAAGGAAGGAGAGGCCATTTGGTCCATTTCCCGTGGGATTCTCAATAAAAAAATGATTGATTTGGCTGAAGAGGCCGGAACTGTTTTCCGGTTCAATGAAAAAGTATGGGATGTAAACCTTCCCGAAGCTAAAATCTATACTGGAGAAACAGAAAAGAGCGAGTGGAAGGAATATCAATACGACCTTGTTTTCGGGTGTGATGGCGCTTTCTCGCGGGTAAGGCACAAAATGCAGCGCCGAAGCCGGTTTGATTATTCCCAAGATTTCATCGATGTAGGGTACAAGGAGCTGACCATTCCCGCCAATGCGGATGGTACCCATAAATTGGACAAGAATTCGTTTCATATTTGGCCAAGGGGCAAATTCATGCTCATAGCCATGCCCAATATCGATGGAAGTTTTACCTGTACGCTGTTCTTGCCTTTTGAGGGAGAAGTCTCCTTTGAAAGTATCACTACAGAAGATCAGGCTAGAAGCTTTTTTAGAACCTATTTTCCAAATGTGAAAAAGAATATTGAGAATCTATCCCAAGATTTTTTCAAAAACCCAACGAGTGCCATGGTTACCATGAAATGCTATCCTTGGACTTATTGGGATAAGGTGGCCTTGGTTGGGGATTCTGCACATGCCATTGTTCCTTTTTACGGGCAGGGCATGAACGCCGGTTTTGAGGATATTTATGTGCTGAACGAGCTCATGGAAACCCATGGAGACAATTGGGATGCCATTTTTAAAGAATACCAAGAAGAACGAAAACCCAATGCCGATGCCATTGCCGAGCTCAGTTACCGAAATTTTGTAGAGATGAGCAGTAAAACGGCTGACCCTAAGTTTCTGCTGCAAAAGAAGATTGAAAAGTGGTTTTCTTCCAAACATCCAGACAAATGGATTCCAGTGTATAGCAGGGTGACCTTCTCTGAAAGGCCTTATGCCGAAGCTTTGGCCATTGGGGACAAACAGGAAGATATTATGCAGGAAATCTTGAAAATTCCAAATATTTCAGAAGAATGGGAAACCAAAGAAGTGGAAGATAAAATCTTGGAACTTTTAGAAGAGGATTAG
- a CDS encoding zinc ribbon domain-containing protein, whose protein sequence is MANKKESTVEEKLRALYDLQLIDSRVDEIRNVRGELPLEVQDLEDEVLGLKTRMDKLKTDVETINFEITAKKNLIEESKALIKKYAEQQKNVRNSREFNSLSKEVEFQELEIQLAEKNIKEFKAQIEQKKEVIAETKEKLSEREGHLKHKKGELDAILAETEKEEKALLKKSEEYEEKIEDRLVQAYKRIRTNVKNGLAVVPVERGASGGSFFTIPPQVQVEIASRKKIITDEHSGRILVDPLLAEEEQERMQGLFAKL, encoded by the coding sequence ATGGCGAACAAAAAAGAAAGCACCGTGGAAGAAAAATTGAGAGCATTGTACGATCTACAGCTCATTGATTCCAGGGTTGACGAAATACGCAATGTACGAGGTGAACTCCCATTGGAAGTACAGGACTTGGAAGATGAGGTATTGGGTCTAAAAACCCGTATGGACAAACTAAAAACGGACGTTGAGACCATCAATTTTGAAATCACTGCCAAGAAAAATCTTATTGAAGAGTCCAAAGCGCTTATTAAAAAATACGCTGAGCAACAAAAAAATGTGCGAAACAGCCGAGAGTTCAACTCCTTGAGCAAGGAAGTGGAATTCCAAGAATTGGAAATTCAATTGGCTGAAAAGAACATTAAAGAATTCAAGGCACAGATTGAGCAGAAAAAAGAAGTGATTGCTGAGACCAAAGAAAAACTTTCGGAGCGTGAAGGCCACTTGAAGCACAAAAAAGGTGAATTGGATGCCATTCTTGCTGAAACAGAAAAAGAGGAAAAAGCCCTTTTGAAAAAATCAGAGGAATACGAAGAAAAAATTGAAGACCGTTTGGTTCAAGCGTATAAAAGGATTCGCACCAACGTAAAAAATGGTCTTGCCGTGGTTCCTGTGGAGCGTGGCGCTTCTGGAGGTTCGTTTTTCACCATTCCACCCCAAGTACAGGTGGAAATTGCTTCCCGTAAAAAAATCATTACGGATGAGCATAGTGGACGAATCTTGGTAGATCCACTATTGGCAGAGGAAGAGCAAGAAAGAATGCAAGGTTTGTTTGCGAAGCTATAA
- a CDS encoding Nif3-like dinuclear metal center hexameric protein has protein sequence MTVKDITKILEELAPMAHAEDFDNVGLLVGNHNMTVNGVLVTLDTLENVVDEAIAKNYNLIVSFHPIIFSGLKKLTGSTYVERVVMKAISNNIAIYSMHTALDNSKHGVNAKICEVLGIQNPKILMPKKGTIKKLTTYAPNGESEAIKSALFGAGAGEIGKYSNCSFSLEGKGSFVAGEEANPTVGKIGEVHVEKETQINVIYSFEKEQKILEALFNAHSYEEVAYEISALENINQDIGIGMMGTLEDEMDEMAFLQYVKKKMNASMVRHSKLLGKKVKRVAVLGGSGSFAISAAKKAKADIFVTSDLKYHQFFEAENQIVLADIGHFETEQFTKDLLVDYLTKKIPNFAVSLSESKTNPIKYL, from the coding sequence ATGACCGTAAAGGATATTACAAAAATACTGGAAGAACTGGCTCCTATGGCCCATGCCGAGGATTTTGACAACGTTGGATTACTGGTGGGAAATCATAATATGACCGTAAATGGTGTCTTGGTCACGCTGGACACGTTGGAAAATGTTGTGGACGAAGCCATTGCTAAAAATTACAACTTAATTGTCAGTTTCCATCCCATCATATTCAGTGGTCTCAAAAAACTTACTGGCAGTACGTATGTGGAACGTGTGGTCATGAAGGCCATCTCCAATAACATTGCCATTTATAGCATGCATACGGCCCTGGACAACAGCAAACATGGGGTAAATGCCAAGATTTGTGAGGTATTGGGCATCCAAAATCCAAAGATTCTGATGCCCAAGAAAGGAACCATCAAAAAATTGACCACCTATGCACCCAATGGAGAATCAGAAGCTATAAAGTCGGCTCTTTTTGGTGCCGGAGCAGGTGAAATTGGAAAATACAGCAATTGCAGTTTTAGCTTGGAAGGCAAAGGAAGTTTTGTCGCCGGTGAAGAAGCCAATCCAACGGTTGGAAAAATTGGGGAGGTCCATGTGGAAAAAGAAACCCAGATCAATGTGATCTATTCTTTTGAAAAAGAACAAAAAATCCTTGAAGCACTTTTTAATGCCCATTCCTATGAAGAGGTGGCCTACGAAATCTCTGCACTGGAAAACATAAACCAGGACATTGGCATTGGCATGATGGGCACACTGGAAGATGAAATGGATGAAATGGCCTTTTTGCAGTATGTCAAGAAGAAAATGAACGCATCCATGGTGCGCCATTCCAAATTGCTTGGAAAGAAGGTAAAACGAGTGGCGGTTCTGGGAGGGAGTGGCTCCTTTGCCATTTCGGCCGCTAAAAAGGCAAAAGCGGATATTTTTGTGACTTCTGACCTAAAATACCACCAGTTTTTTGAGGCCGAAAACCAGATTGTCCTTGCCGATATTGGGCACTTTGAAACTGAGCAGTTTACAAAAGATTTATTGGTTGATTATCTTACAAAAAAAATTCCTAATTTTGCAGTCTCTTTATCGGAGAGTAAAACAAATCCCATCAAGTATTTATAA
- the lpxK gene encoding tetraacyldisaccharide 4'-kinase, whose amino-acid sequence MLQLLRKIAFPFSLVYALIVHLRNFLYDTGVFQSKSYKTPTLCVGNLSVGGTGKTPMIEYLVRLLDGHTIAVLSRGYKRQSKGFLMANANSSVLDLGDEPYQLHKKFPEITVAVDTDRRNGIAQLEALVKPEIILLDDAFQHRRVRPDFSILLTAYGHLYTDDWYLPTGNLRDSKREARRANIIIVTKCPEVFSEEEQTLILQKIKPLPHQKVLFSKLEYNNVLKGEGVEHFELSTVKKKHMALVTGIASPGPLVHHLKSLGLQFEHFEFGDHHNFSDKEIEQFGNHGMVLTTEKDYVRLKGRVKNLFYLEVAHSFGSEDGIYLEQIIKSLI is encoded by the coding sequence ATGCTGCAATTGCTTCGCAAAATAGCGTTCCCGTTTTCTTTGGTTTATGCCCTAATCGTGCATTTGCGAAATTTTCTATACGATACTGGAGTTTTTCAATCCAAATCTTATAAAACGCCAACCCTTTGTGTGGGCAATTTAAGTGTTGGTGGGACGGGAAAAACCCCCATGATTGAATATCTGGTCAGGTTGTTGGATGGTCATACAATTGCTGTACTGAGTCGTGGGTATAAACGGCAATCCAAAGGATTTTTAATGGCCAATGCAAACAGTTCCGTGTTGGATTTGGGAGATGAACCCTATCAATTGCACAAAAAATTCCCTGAAATCACCGTGGCAGTTGATACCGACCGAAGGAACGGGATTGCCCAGTTGGAAGCCTTGGTGAAACCAGAAATTATCTTATTGGACGACGCATTTCAGCATAGAAGGGTAAGACCAGATTTTTCCATCCTGTTGACGGCCTACGGACATCTTTATACTGATGATTGGTACCTCCCTACGGGAAATCTGAGAGACAGTAAAAGAGAGGCAAGGCGGGCCAATATTATTATTGTTACCAAATGCCCTGAAGTATTTTCGGAAGAAGAACAAACATTGATTCTCCAAAAAATAAAACCGTTACCACATCAGAAAGTATTGTTTTCTAAATTGGAATACAACAATGTGCTTAAGGGCGAAGGGGTGGAACATTTTGAACTTTCAACAGTAAAAAAGAAGCATATGGCATTGGTTACGGGCATTGCCTCACCTGGACCGTTGGTACACCATTTAAAGTCCTTGGGATTGCAGTTTGAGCATTTTGAGTTTGGAGATCATCATAATTTCTCGGACAAGGAAATTGAGCAGTTCGGGAATCATGGGATGGTCTTGACCACGGAAAAGGACTATGTACGCTTAAAGGGCAGGGTAAAAAATTTGTTCTATTTGGAAGTTGCCCACAGCTTTGGCTCTGAAGACGGGATATACTTGGAACAAATCATTAAAAGTCTGATCTAA